ccgtgctccattgtttctgcaaatattacaacatggcaattattacacaaacatgacagcaggtggatatattagtgcaaacgtagacctagcttattccgggtttgggtggcctcggcaacgcttcaagggtaggggcgcggcgggagggggtaggagaccgacatcgtttttttctagggtttgggtgtcctcgagagttatggtcgagcgagagggccgggggtgctcccgtggtataagttatcacgttcgaagttatccgggagggggttatatcgacaacaacgacatacatacatgggaaaataatgttatcggggagggggtaggtcgaacccccctcgtgttgaagttatcgggacacggggtatatcgacaacgacatatccgataaaaaataagaagacgaagaagaaataaaaagaggagaagattgaagaagaaaaagaagaaaaaaaaagaggagaagaagaaaggaatagaggagaagaagagaaaatagaacatttattctattttctcttcttctcctctatttattctattttcttttcttcttttttcttctttttatttatttctcatcttcttcctctcctcttcttctcctttcttcttcttcttattttcctttttcctctcattctttttcttcttcttcctttcctagctagatatataaaacttttctaaaaatgtaacttttgcatatataaaactttttcttcttccttcttcttccttctattccttcttcctaaatatataaaacttttctaaaaatgaaactaacctaaaatgtactaaatcagagaacatatatagataaaacttttctaaaaatctaacttttgcatatatgtatttttaaaacatcTTTACAATtgaaaaaaatacatacatacatacaaaaaaacatgtaaaaaatacatacatacatatatgaacatacataaaaaaaatacatatatctaaaaaatacatacatatatgaaaatctaaaaacatgtaaaaaaaatagcacggcggcggggccggcagaGTGCTCGCAGAGGGAGgagcgcgcggcgggcggcgtcggggcaagcAGGGGCGCGGTGAGTGGCGCggagacggcgtcggggcaggagcggcgcgcggcggggcagggatggcgcgcgtcggggcagggacggcacgcggcgacgacgtcgggcgagggcgcgggcgacggcgacgacgggcgcgggcgacggtgACGGCGGGGCAGGTCGGGGGCGCGGCAGAGGCACGGCGAGGGCGCGCGGCGAGGTCGGGGGGCAGGGGCGACAGCGGCGTGGTCGGGGGCGCGGCAGAGGCacggcgagctcgggcagcctggcggcgtcgccGGAGGGATCGAAGAATTgctgaaattttcacaagtgctggcttatatagcaaacccattggtaccagttggtggcacaaaccggtaccaattctaaagattacgtgtaaatcattgaccatagcaagcaCGTGATCaacggtacgcatggcgggcttcttccggtgatctgcctcgcctttgaaatgcttgcctttctttcgacattgatggttggtcggaagaaatcaacgatggcccaggtacacattcttcctgcatttgtccaggtatatactttcagtgtcatctatacagtgcgtgcatgcgtggtaccccttgtttgtctgtcctgaaaggttactgagagcgggccaatcgttgatggttacaaacagcaacgcgtgcaggttaaattcctcctgtttgtgctcatcccacgtacgtacaccgtttccattccacagctgtaaaagttcttcaactaatggccttaggtacacatcaatgtcgttgccgggttgcttagggccttggatgagaactggcatcataatgaacttccgcttcatgcacatccaaggaggaaggttatacatacatagagtcacgggccaggtgctgtgattgctgctctgctccccgaaaggattaatgccatccgcgcttaaaccaaaccatacgttccttgggtcacctgcaaactcagcccagtactttctctcgatttttctccactgcgacccgtcagcgggtgctctcaacttcctgtctttcttacggtcctcactgtgccatcgcatcaacttggcatgctcttcattTCTGAACAGACATTTCAACCGTGATATTATAGgatcataccacatcaccttcgcaggaactcTCTTCCTGgagggctcgccgtcaacatcaccagggtcatctcgtctgatcttataccgcaatgcaccgcatactgggcatgcgttcagatccttgtacgcatcgcggtagaggatgcagtcattagggcatgcatgtatcttctgcacctccaatcctagagggcatacgaccttctttgctgcgtatgtactgccgggcaattcgttatcctttggaagcttcttcttcaatattttcaatagcttctcaaatcctttgtcaggcacagcattctctgccttccactgcagcaattccagtacggtaccgagctttgtgttgccaccttcgcaattggggtacaaccctttttgtgatcctctaacatgcgatcgaacttcaggttctccttttgactttcgcattgcgtccttgcatcgacaatgacccggcagagatcatcatcatcgggcactggttcctcttgatcttcagcagcttcccccgttgcagcatcattgggcacatcgtctggttcatcttgatcttcagcagcttcccccgttgcagcatcaccgtatttagggggcacatagttgtcatcgtcctcttcttcttcgccgtcttccatcataacccctatttctccgtgcctcgtccaaacattatagtgtggcatgaaacccttgtaaagcaggtgggtgtgaaggattttctggtcagagtaagacttcgtattcccacatttagggcatggacaacacataaaaccattctgcttgtttgcctcagccacttcaagaaaatcatgcacgcccttaatgtactcggaggtatgtctgtcaccgtacatccattgtcggttcatctgcgtgccttatatataattaagtgtgtcaaaaaccattacaaaacatcatgaatagataattaagtgaccaaattaatagaagttcatcatcacattaaaaccaaagtacatacatagttctcatctaacaacatatagctctccagagcatctaattaattaaaccatacattgaaactatgtaaaatatttcaatgcgaaaacaaatgcgatcataatcgcaaccaaggtaacaattgatccaacggcataatgataccaagcctcggtataaatggcatattttctaatctttctaatcttcaagcacattgcatccatcttgatcttgtgatcatcgacgacatccgcaacatgcaactccaatatcatcttctcctcctcaattgttttattttttccttcaagaaattgttttcttcttaaactaaatttaacctctcgacaatagggtcggttggaatttccggttcacatacctcctagataaataaaatctatgtcacgttggtcggcataattttcataaacaataaatgaaccaatagttataaagataatatataccacatccgaatcatagacaggacgagggccgacgggggcggatacgaaaaccatcgcactatataataacaagcaataaaatagtaagaaaattagacaagtatctatctaaagtaagaatttttttctttcagaaagaagataagaacaagaggctcaccacggtggtgccggcgacgagattggcgcgggcgatcgacggcggtgaagacgggaatgggacgtgacgggccgctaaacctagacaaatctagAGGAAAATGGAgttttgaggtcgagcttcgagacgagaaagcttaactagtgtggctcgggcatttcatcgaacacctcatgtgcataggaggtgaggtagagcaccacaaagccctcccctcgccggccagagaaaaacagagcactgaaGTGCTCTTCTCGcaggcgaggggtatatataggcacctcattggtcccggttcgtggtatgaaccgggactaaagggcagcctgtggtcccggttcaagccaccaaccgggacaaatggtggtgggccaggagcgaggcccattggtgccggttcgtcccaccaaccgggaccaaaggggccagacgaaccgggaccaatgcccccacgaggcccggcaggcccctggcctcacgaaccgggaccagtgcccccatgggtcccggttctggactgaaccgggactaatgggctgacccggcctgaaccaaagccctcttttctactagtgccactagtaacaagtactaatggcgcacccctggtgcgggtgcgccattagtataccagataatagtggcgcaccacatagtgcgccattactatgtccaacggtgcaccattactatctgacttagtaatgatGCACCACATATctcgtgcgccattactaacaattttttttcaaatttttttcagaaaatattttttcaaattttttttcttaatctcggatcactatgcttaatctcaagtcaaattgcactccgtggtcaaacattccggaaggtcacccatcctcacactactccagccggagcacgcttaactttgcaattctatccaaccccagcaccagctcacttaacaggcacttagTTGATATAtttatcatatcaatcctattaaaccttgttgatgtctatgactttgttcatgttcatgagtgtgatgatattttgaaatttcaaacttcccggtcatattacgtatcatattttgaacattttttctgaaaaaaaaattcgaaaccaatttttttctattactagtggcgcacctagcaaatggtgcgccattactaagtttgatttttttttcattttcccccctctagatcttaaaagccccgtatctttcgttctgttaggtttttggggattctgaaaatcttcaacggggttcccccggttgaATTCGGacgtaacttttcgagtagatgatttttcatataaaaaactttttaatccgagttcgtatgcagaagttatgcctattttactaaattccagagaaattttgcaaataaagtcgaaattcatatttgtaaattttcccaactactagaccacatatcacatgggaaacttattattttttattttttagcatttccatcatttccttttattttttctaaactgaaaaggcggtccacgcggtggggggggggggttgcaaAGAAAGTTAAtaatggcgcaccttcacaaagtgcgccattactatgtgtatgacttggccaaaccttggtcaaagttagtaatggcacactttgtgtaggtgcgccattactaagtttgacatagtaatagcgcacctatgcaaagtgcgccattactaagtttgaccaaggtttgacccagtcatacacatagtaatgacgcactttgtacaggtgcgccattactatgtcaactagtaatggcgcactatcctctggtgcgccactgctaacaatttttttatttttattttcaaaactagtaatggcgcaccacacaccaggtgtgccattagtaatatgtcaataatggcatacctgtatctggtgcgccactgatatatagcagtggcgcactaCATACATGGTGCACCATTAATGttcatattagctatagccctttttgTAATAGTGAAAGCTGTGTTCAGAAATAATCTAACAGGATTCATGTGTAAGAACTACGAAATACAGCAAGGATCAGTCACCAGGATGTTGTCTTTGATGTTGCGGGCTAACTGAGACTTCCCCAATTCGTGTGCTACATATTTATGCTTCTTtagatgcaaataaaatagaaTCATAACTGAGTAGATGACTGAAATAACAGTGATAACTGAACATATGTGGGGAGTAAAGCACACAGAGGAGCCGCAACCTTAGGAGTTTCGGGTCTGCATCTGCATCGTCTATCCCCATACCCAATCCCCTCCTGGCTAGGGCTGCAAGAAAAGCTCGAGGCTCGTGAGCCGCTCGAGATCAACTCGTATTTTAGCTTGACTCGAGATCGACTCAAAAAGAAATGATCTGAGTATGAACACTTTATGTAGCTCGATCGAGAAACAAGCCAATCTTGATCCAGCATTGGCTCGCTCGATTTTAGCTCGATAGCTCGATATCATATAAGTATATTAAATAACCTTCATACCAATCTCCAAGAATTAGGATCATTCATTTCCATATATGTTCTATACGATTTTTTTCTTCACTTTACCTACTAGCAAACATGGAAattaagaatggagaaaatttattctcatcacGTGGCCAACCGTGCGTTCAATATCTTGTTATTTTGGCCAAAGCTTGAGAGCTAGAGCACCTTCGTCGCCTTCTATCCATGATCTCTTGTTATTAAATACTAACCTTCACTTGAGAAAGAATAAGTCGAATTTATAGTAATTTTTATGTTCTGTTGTGGCCTATCTAGCTCTAAAATTTGCCTTAAAATGATTTCAAAAATCATCTTATGTAGCTCGAAACTAGCTCGAGATCAACTCGAGATCGTTACAAGCTGAGCATGAGCCACTTTCTACAGCTCTGACCTTGAGCTTCGCACATTTTGAGCTCGCTCAAATTTTAGTATGAGTTGAGTTGAGCCTAGGCCAACTCGCTCAAACTCGACTCGTTTGTAGCCCTACTCCTGGCCCAACACTAAGGAGTATTTGACAAAAAACTATCACATTAGGGGTTTCCGTCCCACTGAAATACCACATTCAAAAAAGTGACTGATAACTACCAAAATTTTCTAATTTTGTGactaaaaactaccacttttgaAAAATGGCCCGTTTAGACGATTTAAACGCGATTATGACAAACGGGACCCACCCATCAGGGCTGACGTGGCGGCCCAGTCAACTCCATTTGTTTTGACCTTCATGTTGACCgttatgacaggtggggcccacatgtcatcatcaaccttcctcctccTGTGTCTCTCTTGGGCATTTCAACAAGCACCTTCTGTGCATCTAAGGGAAGGAGGCGATGGCAAGGGGAAGAGCGACCTCCAGCACGACCTGCCTTAAGTCGTGGTGAGCCCGCCTCCTTCCAGCTCCCCGCTGCGGTCACGACCGCCACGCGCGCTGGAGATGAGcggccgcgccgccaccgccgccgtggGCTTCCTCTGCGGCGATGATGACCATGAAGACCAGGCGGAAGAGGAGCGTGGCGAGGAAGACGAACAACACGACGCCATGCACGAATGACTCCACGCCGCCGGTGTCAGAGCCACTCAGCAGGTGCCACAGACATATTTCTTTTCCATTATTACCTGTCTTATACGcatcgacgtactattcaaatacaatatgtggatttatatgacgcttTTCTGCTGTCATTTCTTATTAAAACTCTTTTGTCGAGTGGCATCCGTACATCATGATATGCCTTTAAAcgtgccaggggcttcgttttactcACAGTACGGCAATAAAGcccgaacaccttcatggaagttcggtACCCCGAACTTATATCATTATATGCattagctccgaatcatgtcttgggtcaatagttgggtttgcccggctcccatgttttggtaccttacgttccgctatatcggctaaggtagcactgggagaactactgcgattgtgtcccggttcttccggacgagcacctcagtagagaaagccgaaaactgactgtcatgatacggcgagagctggtcagctgttcgagaggttgtaaaatctttaaggatttctcccgcataatgccataaccaatgcagcgtgcgacgCGTCGGTTTTtcctccgatcaggtgcttatagaacCCCCGgtacggtcttccgaacaccaggggctgcgtctaccttactaaagctcctatggctaagtgagagtgataaagccctgtAGTGCGATTGcttggttcgttgtgctgagcacctccttcaaaggacccaaaactgggataaagagtgctcagatttatcccgaacacccccgtacttcttacgtgggggcagaagccgacgactggccaactctcaggtttaatatataaaacggccgcacaggagggtaaacttttatataacaggcaataaataaatgaccttgttcaaacattacaaaggacaacatgattcgcattcatggaaatataatgtccttggtgcatagctccgctgcaaggtaggatcctttaaggacattttcataatataattcgggcttgcggtgctctttcccctctggcggcccttcggtcatcagcttctcagcatccatcttcccccagtgcacctttgcgcgggcgaaggccattcacGCACCCTttatgcagaccgaccgcttgatgacatcaagtcggggcaagcgcttacaagccgcttcacgagcctgaAGTAACTGTTTGGAATtggctcggcgggccatagccggataatcaaatccttcatggctaatTCCActgccttatgcagttcgatcagctgcttcagttgatcggcaaaaggcaccggataattcggtgccaaatactgcgaccagaagagcttatccgcagtgttcctttcttcggcccggtagaattgggcggcatccgctatgctgcggggcagctccgcaaacacccctggagaaatccgaattcaaTATTAGAAACATAATCTTCTCCTCAAAAAACTTGCTTTACAAGGAAAACGCCTTACCCACGGaaatcttcctcgcctcttggatcccctgcagggcgctttgggtttccccccgggcatcgctcgtggcctgatgcgccttggtgagttcggattctttctccgttaaactctgctccaaggtctcgcatttcttcacggcctcttgtagttcctgctcagctttaataaccctggcctcgtgcttctcacggagggcctgctctgtggctgccttttcctcggcctcggccacaactttcttaagagcctcgacttcggtcatcatcCCTAGAGAAAATCAGggaacatattttatcatactaGAAAGTTGATCGCACCACATGCGAACAAGACTGGTGCATACCTTGTTTCtctcccaactgcattttcaactggccaagttcttcttcggcccgctccagactttgattcagtccggagacttccgCGGTATGggaggcagcagccgctacagacgcctgcttataacagaagagaaatagatgtcatTTAATAAGTCGTCCTGCAAAaataaatttgatcctctgtccggtttcttctttcaccgaacagtgtatcaggggctactatccataccatgacactcttcgaaaaacatacctcaaaaccttttataaggctgatacaggctccattcagtccactctcagcagactgaatcttctcaatcaccacACCCATAAGGGCACAGTGTTCGTCGatgatggaggcgctcttcagcgccaccaacaaggcatccgacacctctggttgggCAGAGGTTGCCGGTATACCCCCTCCAGCTGAGAGAGGCTGCCTgcctgattctggagccgtattggtctccggagctgtatccggctgggagccgaattcaagatggccccgccgtcagctcccatgggaacTTGCTCCCCCATGTGTTTGACCcttgaagtttgacctccaggctcCGCTTTCACGGTCttttcctcccctccttggccggggtccctctgggacgaagcctcggtggtattcacctgtttggaggaaggggcctttgggggcgtcccgctctccatagcatccgagctcagcgaatcctctgatgaggattgtttggtacgggacctcgcTGGACTACAAAAAAAATACGGCTACTATGTCATGATGAGTCTGTACGCATAAACGTACTCGGATTTTATATACTTACGAGTTCActaggggctgggccctgggatcccacgccgggccgctgtcggcggcggcagtggactcctccggaagaggagcctttccccttttgggcggctcggcctccaagtgtacggaggccgtcctcttctttcttccccccgcaggggattcatcttcctcctcctcggaggcggaatgggcatcagagccttcggatattgtgtccgaagtgccgcggcgacgaaggccgccccgggtcttcttggcctccttctcggccatCTTCTTCGGCACcctgtaaggcgccgggaccagcatcttcgtcagaagtgggacggccggttcttcaggcagcggggccggacaatggatccactccgccttcttcgtccagccctgggaGAGTTGTATAAGACACGTTAAGCGCTTCCTTTGGGTTACGCGGATAAAAAGTTTCatgacttaccgaacttgcagagcgggacagttggtacccgcggtcctcggcggagtctggccatgatttgctggacttaaaaagcaccttccagatgtccttgtgcgaggagccgaaaagttctcgcaaggtttggtgcctggccggatcgaattcccatagattgcaagtccggtgctgacaaggcaggatctggcgaactaacatcacctggaccacattgacgagtccaatgttcttgtctcccatatctttgACACGCATCTGGAGCACTGACAATTCGTCAGACGaggaccagttcaggcccttcttgacccaggatgtaagccgcaggggggCACCGGATAGAAACTCGGGAGTAGCagcccattccgtgccgcgcggctcggtgatgtaaaaccactgttgttgccactccttgacggaatcGTTAAAAGTGCCTGTTGGCCATgtaacgttgggcatcttgctcaccatggcgccaccgcactcggcgtgctcgccgcccactaccttgggcttcacattaaaaatcttcagccataagccgaaatgtggcgagatgcggagaaaggcctcgcacacgacaataaatgtcgagatgttgaggaaggagttaggggacagatcgtgaagatcgatcccataataatacatgatgccacGAACGAACGGgtgaaggggaaaccctagcccgcggacaaagtgagggaggaatacaaccctctcgtggggttccggggTAGAGATGATCTGTCCCACCGTCGAGAGACGATGGCcgattttcttggccagatacccggcctcctgaagctttttgatatccttctcccggacggtagaggccatccatttgacaagacgtgccaagaaaaccgcctcgcaatatgtgcggtagctggttgagaaaaacggctcgaataatgaccgggccgtggtgtgatgtcatgctgccgaatgtgtcagcagattagatttgtggaaatattattctctctacggtggtatgtggaatttgttttgcagagccggacactatctttgtgttcaaaatcttctatggtgtattcggaggaggaacccgccttgcaatgccgaagacaatctgcgcgccggactcatcgtcattgaagcct
The Aegilops tauschii subsp. strangulata cultivar AL8/78 chromosome 3, Aet v6.0, whole genome shotgun sequence genome window above contains:
- the LOC123497854 gene encoding uncharacterized protein isoform X2; the protein is MFTQVRALSMEASVAAAASHTAEVSGLNQSLERAEEELGQLKMQLGEKQGMMTEVEALKKVVAEAEEKAATEQALREKHEARVIKAEQELQEAVKKCETLEQSLTEKESELTKAHQATSDARGETQSALQGIQEARKISVGVFAELPRSIADAAQFYRAEERNTADKLFWSQYLAPNYPVPFADQLKQLIELHKAVELAMKDLIIRLWPAEPIPNSYFRLVKRLVSACPDLMSSSGRSA
- the LOC123497854 gene encoding uncharacterized protein isoform X1; translated protein: MGVVIEKIQSAESGLNGACISLIKGFEASVAAAASHTAEVSGLNQSLERAEEELGQLKMQLGEKQGMMTEVEALKKVVAEAEEKAATEQALREKHEARVIKAEQELQEAVKKCETLEQSLTEKESELTKAHQATSDARGETQSALQGIQEARKISVGVFAELPRSIADAAQFYRAEERNTADKLFWSQYLAPNYPVPFADQLKQLIELHKAVELAMKDLIIRLWPAEPIPNSYFRLVKRLVSACPDLMSSSGRSA